The DNA segment tttaatactgtgTTCAATGTACTGGGTTATCAGTGGGTTTAAACTTGTTTCGAACTTGTTGAAACGAAAAATATTATGTTGAAAACACTTTTTTGATGaggtttttatataaatttcatttctttaaacttttttctgaaaTCACTAATTTACTATTGAAATCAAAATCATAATCATACTTTTGAAAGTGAAAGaactgaaatatttaattaattttatttgcactaATTGGCTTagattttctcaattttttgctttacttttgtCAAAAATGAGAACAGTGAGATGCTCATATATTCGATTAAATATTAACTTTCAGCAATATATACCCTGAACAccttatattaagtttgccactatGTTTATAACATTCAAAAGAAGACGTCAGACACGagttgagttgatttagccatctCCGtaaatacatatcgtcacctgaaatgcaaaataacgtaacaacattttcggaaatttacagtgacatgaatgaaacacgaaataaaatggaacatgagtgaaaaaactttttaatatcggttaaaaatggtttatatctgagcgcagaacctgaaaatgtttgatatatgtaatattatttatgcaatttgaagtagtgaatcttaatcaataagacactcaatttcgaattttttgatgatacgttattttgcatttcaggtgacgatatgcaaaatagtccttcagtttttgagataaccaACTAAAATTTTGCTCAAGTCCTTTTCTCACCTAAAGGCTGCTCACTTGTCGGAACAgttgatatcggatcactattgcacagagctgccatacaaactgaatgattgaAATCAAgtggttgtatggaaaactttttcatttgacgagctatcttcaccgaatttggcatggattaatATCGAAATTAACGGCGCTATATCCGAACAAATATCtcagatcgagtcactatagcatatggctgccatacaaattgactgattaaagtttttataagaaatattttatatatgtgtagGGTATTTGagtttcggtgcaaccaaagttacatttatactttttttaaattgacttttGTTTCCACTAATTGTGCTCATTATATGGTTTCTATTGATTTTCGTGGTTTTTGTTAAAATGCGGAGCGGTATTggctttttactaaaaataaagttaaaagcataacaaaaaataataaaaaatatagcataATCAACTAAAGAAATTTAACAGAAAGCGGCCATTTTAACAATCACTCAAGTTTTGTGCACTTTCACTACAACACAAGTTGAATATcattgcatatatgtaaaatcacatgcatatgtgcatacatacatatgtatatctccgcttgcattttgtatttcaaattaatttctttagtttttaattCGACAAAATTTCACAAGCAAAACTTATTTCCAACACCAGAAGtcacacaaaaacacacactaaCAATAGctatgcagcaacaacaaccacagcaacaATAAGACAGCAATATAGAATTAACAGCAATTGCAAACGACAATGAAGCTAATAAGCGAGCGCGTTGAAAACGTTCTGGCGACACCAAATGTTCTGCACCAAACGATTTGGCAGCAAGACGAGACGCGACAAACCGTGACGCCTGTATGTTGCTGCGTTATACGCGCCACGACATTTGTTCTTACGCCATCGAATGTGACATTGGCGAAGCCACCTTAACCTCAAAAATGGCACATTCcaagttcgaaaatttcaacACAAGGCGGTTGCATTAAAAattcactaaaaaatatatagaatatcAGCAGTCAGCAGCGTCAGTGAAAACAACAGCAAGAAGAAGGAGAGCAACGATATTGAAATATAGCAACAAAGCACAGCTGCTGTAATGACTGAGGCGCGGCGGCGGCAGCTTCGATGCCAGCAACAAACATGTCccaaacaattttcaattcaaatcaaacgcgtttgttttatttgaaattgtcattgttgttgttgttgttggtggtacTGCTGCCACTACATGTGGACAGCGTTGCTGCTTAAtagccgccgccgccgccatcgTCGTCGCCGCTGTAAGTTGGCTGTCCGAAAAATATTAGCACGTCGCCTTTGCAGTGTGCGCGGACTCCTCAACGCCTACTGGAATAGAGCTTTGCTGTCGCGACGCGATTCTCTCCTCTGCACTAAGCAAACAACAGTTGGCTTTGCAGTTATTATCAACGGATCGACAAGCGTTGTGCTAATGAAACGTTTCGTCTTCGCAGAGAAACTATGACAGCGTTATCGAAATCAAAGTAAGCGTTCGAATATCGAAAGGTGAAAACGTCaaccacaaaaataaaaaacgatatTCAGGGTGTGTAATGGAAAGGTGCGAATGGTGCTTGGAGCGGCTTGGAGAGCACGCAAATATTGATTGCGGCGGCGAGCGCTGTTAACGGGCTCATTTGTTGCAGAAACCGGCAAAGACGCCGATAAATAGCTTTAAAAGCAATCCATAAGCACTTCACAGTTGTGGTGTGTGCCAAGTGCAGCCTAGAAGACAGGGTATCTCTATTCACGCCCAAGGTGCGTTCAACTGCGCCAATGTTGGTGGGGTCACAGTAGCTGCTGCTTCTACGGCGAGCTACACGCGTCGCAATGGAAAACGTCAAACTGTCAGAGAGTACATAATTGGAAGTGATGAGCATAGTGTGTGCGCTGCGCCTTTGTGTTGGTGCGCTTGCTGCCGTCCGTTGCTTTTTAATGCTGTTGTGGGCGTGCCCGCCATTATGGCTCCACCCACGTCGTCTTGGCAACCGATGAGCCGCAGATACAAACTGCATTTCAAGCCCTTGCGCTACAACAACACGAAGCGCTATGCATCCAAACGACCAGTTGGAAAAAATGCTGCTGTGCAACAACAAGTAGCAGCCAATGCGCGTGCGCTGTTTGCAGGTAAGGTGTATGGCGGCGGCCACAACAGCGCTACATATGCCGTTGGTGTTGGTGCACGCGTATTTGCGTCTGCACAACGCTATGTGTACGCAAGAGAGCCACTTCAAGCGACGCTATGCCCGCGTAGTAGTTGTCTCGCTCGCGCGCACACAAACGCCAATGGCTTTTAGTAACGCTCATTTTGTACGTGAAAGGGTGGGCCGCTCAAGCTAGATGGAGGGAAGCACatcgcgcgcacacacacatacgcataggCACGAACGCGGCGCAAAACAAACGCATGAAACGAGTCGCAAACGAGGCTGAGCGAGCGCACAGAGCCAGTTTTGACACCACCGAAGCGCACACCAGTATGctgacgcacacacacacacacactcgtacaCCTATACatctatatttatgtacataagagTGGCCTATCGGTGTAGAGGTGCGCGCTGTAGCGGTGTTTGGCTGGTGCTGGTGCTGGTGATGGTGCTGCCGCTCGTATTGGATGTGCGGTGGGACTATGGTGCTCTGTCCATTCTGCTGCGGCTGCCGCTGCTGTCGTTGTACGTCGTcgcttaatatttttgttagtaAGCCAAATAGTAAGCAGGCATTCCCCTCTGCAAACAGTCACATTCAAGAGCTCAAGCCAAAGAGTACTCGAGCGCGCACAGCTGCCGAAAAAGTAGAAACGGACAACCGATAACCGAACTGCATTGTGAAACGCTAGAGTCAAGTTGGAAGCGCTTGCTTTGGCTTTGCTATTTTCTATAACGATTTTTGGAGTCTTTGTTTGCCAGATGCATTGTCTAACTGTAGTGTACGGCTATCGCGGCTGACGGTACGACACGTTCATCCgcacaaattgaaattaatccAATCAAACCAACCGATTGTCGAAGCGTCATTTCTAGTGTCGTAATAGCTTAATAGCTTACAATATCGAAATTCGAaagaactttattttacttACGAACTGACACAACGCGAATTCGCTGGAAAAAATTACGTGCATaacaaataagtatatataaaagatataaTAATAGAAGATAcgtaagaaaaatataataaaaataaaagaataaaagacGAAGAGGTGTTAAAAGGTGGCAAGGAAACGTTAGTGAACGCGCATGAAGAGTGTAAAATTCGATTGAAGTGAAAAGCCGAAGAAGAAAAGTGTGTGTGAAAGCAAGTGGTAATCGCAATTGATTTTCAAGTCTTGAATTTAAGAAAAACTGACAATATTGCGAGCTGATTTGTTTTATCAAAGCCTGAACAGCAGCTACAGACCTGGTGCATGCGCGCTGCCACGACTCACCTTCCAACGAGTGTGAAATCCCACGTCGAAACGCGCTGACAAGTGAGCACGGATGAAACATGCGATTGCATCtctatacatacaaaaacaaaaataaaaatctgaaaaaataataaaaaataatttcaacggAAAACTGTGTCTTCAAAGAAACCCCACTTGGTAGCACAcgcacaattaaaaaaatagcgaAAAGCGTAGCTCGTCAGTGACAAAGTGTGCGCGTCGTTTATTTCCGTCggaaatttgttttgaattgtattttttatacgtGCGACCAGTGAACAGCCGCCAACATAACGGCGCAACTATTGAACAGTTTCCTGAAGGGATCGCCCCACCAGACGACGATCGACATCATGCAAAAGCTCTACTCGGAGGCGCCAAGCAACGGCCCTCCGGTGAGCATGAGCAGCAGCGTCGGTGCTGGGAGCGGTGGTGGTTCCAGCAGTGCCGGTGCCGGCGCTAACGGTGGTGGCAGTGGAGGCGGCGGTGGTAATCCTACAAATCCGCATCCGAATCACCCGACCAGCAACGGTGGCACAATGAGCCCGCTTGCACGTAGCGCATACACCGCCATGAATTCGATGGCCATGCCCGTCGGTGGCATGTCTTCAGTATCGCCCCAGACTGCCGCCTTTGGTGCGCTAGAATCCGCCGCAGCGGTGGCAAGCATGAGCGGTAGCATGGGTGCCGCAGCGGCTATGAATTCCATGGCTGGTAATTGCATGACACCGAGTTCGATGAGTTATGCCTCGATGGGTTCGCCGTTGGGTAATATGGGCAATTGTATGGGTGGTGGTATGTCGACAATGGCCGCTATGGGTGGCTACTCGTCGATGGCGGCAGCAGCTAGTGCACGTGAGTTGGATACAGGTTCGCCGAACTCGCTTAATCGCGCACGCATAGATAAGCCCACAACATACCGTCGGAGTTACACACACGCCAAACCGCCATACTCGTACATCTCGCTAATCACAATGGCGATACAGAATAATCCGACACGAATGCTTACGCTATCGGAAATCTATCAATTCATAATGGATTTGTTTCCATTCTATCGCCAGAACCAGCAGCGTTGGCAAAATTCAATACGTCATTCGTTGTCCTTCAACGATTGCTTCGTGAAGATACCGCGCACACCGGACAAGCCAGGCAAAGGTTCCTTCTGGACATTGCACCCCGATTCGGGCAACATGTTTGAGAATGGTTGCTATTTGCGACGCCAAAAACGTTTCAAGGACGAGAAGAAGGAGGCGCTACGCCAACTGCATAAGAGCCCGTCACATAGCAGCCTCGAAGCAACAAGTCCCGGCAAGAAGGATCACGAAGATTCGCATCACTTACACCACCATCACAGCCGATTGGACAACCACCAGCAGCATCATCACAGTAAAGACGTGACAGGCGCCACAGTGGGTGGCGCAGGCAGTGTGCTCAGCAGCGCTGTCAGTCGTGATCAACTGGCTATGATGCAAGCCAATGCAGAGCTGTGTTTGGGGCAACAAGCGGCGCAACATGCACCCAGCCATCACCATCAGCAACATCACCAGCTGCAGCATGAAGAGCTCTCCGCCATGGTGAATAGATGCCATCCATCATTGATCAGCGATTATCACCCCTCCATGCATCATCTGAAGCAGGAACCATCTGGTTACACACCATCCAGCCATCCGTTCTCGATCAATCGACTATTACCCGAGTCCAAGGCGGACATCAAGATGTACGATATGAGTCAGTATCCCGGCTATAATGCGCTTAGCCCATTGACGAATACACATGCGGCCTTAGGACAGGATTCGTACTACCAGAGTCTCGGCTATCATGCGCCAGCCGGCACGACTAGCTTGTGACATCACCAGTACCCATTGGCTTAAGGGCGAGCTGACCAGATGCTGCGCAACGTGAACGTGAATGCCGCCACTGGTAGCAGCAGCATCTTTGGTAGTGCCGCCGCGGCTGCAGCAGCGGCTGCTGGTCTCAATACGCTGCACAATCCGAATATTGGCGGCAATAttggcagcagcagcggcggcagcggcACCAGCAATAGCAATGGGAATACACATGATATACACCTGGAGCAACAtcatcaccatcatcatcatgGCGCCACACACCATCCGCATCCGCATCCGCATGCGGCGCATCAACtgatgcagcaacaacaacgtaagGCCTATCTTAAGTCCATGCAACAACActaccaacaacagcaacaatacaGCGCCAGCAGTACTTCCAGTGCGCACAAACTCAGCgcgcaccaacaacaactgctgcaAAGTCAGCTGACGCCGCCAGAGCTGCAGGATGACGCATCGAATATCACAACCGATCTGAACGAAGAACAACAGCTACAACTACAACAGGCGGCACAGCAACAGCACCAACAATTGTACAACAATTACCAACAGTACGCGGCGGCCGCCTCCTATCGCAACTGGAACCACGGCTTGGCGCTAAATGGCGCGGCAGCGTTGCAGAATCTGCTGTAGTGTTGCCAACATGCCAACACTGAACATGCGTGCGCAGACAAAGCGCCGCTTTGTTGCCTGGCGCATCGTCTACCCAACTGCCTTGCAAGCGGTTGCTCTTGCAATTAGCGTACAGTTGGCGACATGCGCGCGTACGCCAGTTATTAGTGCGCGCGGTTAGCCGGCGCGGCTGCTTGTTGGCGCATGGTTTTCCGCTAGCAGCGCGGTTGTGCTGTGGACGCCGTTGTTCTGTGCTATTTTTGGCGCGCTTTCGTGCGCATGCGGCGTGGGACCAGCGCGGCTGCGCGCGCGCGGTGAGAATGTTGCTCGCATATATGCACACATTTATGGTTCAATGCACATAACTCTTGAAAGTAAGatgttgtaaatatgtatgtagtctaGGTAtactctttattatttttaactttttctatgATTTTGTTCCCACACAACTGTCCACTTACAGGCCTTAATTAAACTACAGTATCTCATTTAGTTTTTCTTCTGGCTGTTAGTGCCAGTTTTGagtttgtagatatgtacattttgCTCATGCTAACTTCTTTATAATTAACATATGCTGTACtttcgtttgtatgtatgtaaaatgcaGCTGGATTTCTTCGTTATGTAAGCAGCAATCAAAAGTGATGTAGTTGTAAGCGAAAATGTTTTCCAATTTacgaaatacaaattttaaattatgattGATTCATAAAAAGCCCCCCCTAAAACCGCCCAATATTTGATATATTGCGCGTAGGAAAACAGCAacgtttttaatttcaatttaggcGCCTTTGCATTCAAGCTTTGTGTTGCTATATGTTCGTAGCTTTATGTGCGCCTTTTGAGAAAGTTCACAGCAAAACCCTGGCAGGTTTTCCCTTTGACACAACTTCCGTGCCATGTATGTAAACACTCTTTTGTCTGTGTATGTATAGGTAATTGAAGGAATCTGCagagcaagaaaaaaatatgaaaagtaataattataGTATaacagtaatattttttatacaaaatattaatttttaagtgctgtatatttaattatgcaaatatattttttagttttataatcgcaaatattattatatattaccaTTCCaaggtttttattttattctgtaAGTTCACTGTCtcttattattatgtttttagtgTAGCTATGTTATGCGCCAAACACTTTAATATGAACGCGATAACACAATGCAAGTGCAATTGATGtaaatttgaagtaaaaaaatacttttatatataagtgGAAAATTCACGTGATCGCTAGTCGATTAACGCTAACTAAATTCGAATTGAAAtgatcaaaaaccaaaaaaagaatcttcagcaaatttataacaaaaattacgtTAACGGTTTagtgtttttaagtttttagtatGATGCGCTTTCTAATTTTACagcatattaaataaaaaaaagaatgttTCCAAAAAATGAGCAGTCATATACACTTAAATTAGGggtgtcattaattttttttgtttacgttttgtttttctaaatttacaaaataatatctttgtttttgcaaaaagtgAGCTGCCATATTCATACATTAGAGGTGTCCttaatatattttggttttgcttttataatttgaaaaaataatatttatgtttgtaaaaaattagcAGGCATATACACACATTAGGGGTGTACATAATTCACCTAACTTGTGTTTTGCTTTTCAAATTTTGCATAATAATGTTGTTTaacatttatttcgtttttgttcTGATTTTCTAATTTTACTGTATAATCGTCATACGTTAGGGGTGTCCTTAAttcaatgaatttttgtttcacttttttatttttatagaatacatttctttattttttgcaagAAGTAAGCAGTCATATACACACGTACATTAGGGGTGTTCATAATTTACTgcaattttatttagcttttctaATTTACagtgtaatattattttattttttacaaaaagtgaGCAGTTATGTAGTACGTACATTAGGGGTGTCCATAACATAATGTATCTTTGTTTTGCTTACATTAACttacaaatgtaaaataaatatgatgaaatgaacaaaaattgatgaaatatgaacaaaaattttatgaaaaattctaaaaaataaaataaaataaaaattttgtgaaatgccgaaaaataaaatttcaatcaacTCCAAACAACAGTTTCAGTCGAGTGTGTCTATTTGCCACTGTGATATGCCCTGTAATTTGGCTAACACAATTctgacataaaaataaatttcaactacaacaaaagtatgataaaagtgtaatttttttttagccaCTATGCGAATGTCCATATATGTAGTTAAGTtcagataattttaaaaaataaaataaattttttttataatttaataaataataaaaaaaattaataaattcaccagaataattttttaaaatgtatttacatacaaaataaatactaactttttttgaatactgaaatttttccattatatttttttttttgaaaatttcaacaaaataaattttgttaaatacgctaaaaataattacaaatattctgcttacatatttaaaatgacattttttttaatttcaccagaatttttttttttaatttttttgataattttgacagaatacatttttgtaaatatgtaaatatataaaaaataattaattttttttcacattaacacattaaatatgtaaatattaaaaaaaatattattttttttttcaaaaataaaataaaaggacaTGCCTAATGTGAATACCTATcattatgtaaatgtatataaaataaatccaCAAATGCctacaataatttaaattagcACAAAAATGCAAGGCCAATGAATTTCCAGCTGACTTCTTTtacctttttatataaaaacttaaaaatccgAGCAAAGAATtggtaaaaatacaaaaactgtaTGTAAAAAGCAACAAAGTTGCATAAAcgctatcaaaataaaattaaaaactgtaaaTTGCAGGCGCTCTCagaaaatacacacacacactaaatgcgaataaaaaacaatagcaaaaataaaaaagcaacaaaaaacacagaaaGTGCATCAACTTAataatagcatatatgtatgtatgtaaaaaaaattgcaaataaattaaacattttttcacgAAAGCTTAGCTAAATGCAATAAGAACTATGAACGAATGACGTCGGTTAATCCGTTAGGTTAcctaattaattatatatagtataccattAAACAGTTAATATGTAAGGACatgcaaatgaaaatacatcttatgtaagcaaaaaaaccaacaaaaacaaaaaaacaattgttaaataaaaattgtgtaaaaaggaaaaataaaactagaaaatgcaaaaaaagactacataaaattattcataaagcaaaatttgaattgttaatGGTGTGCACAGTGATGTGTAGCTGCGGCGAGCGGCGTCGTGTGCTTAGCCACGCCCAGAACGTTGTGATTGacgtgtaattttttttatttttttctatgtatAAAGCAAAACATCCCACATGCTAGTCATGTGAATAGTTGtgtaagaaataaatattataaatatgtaaacctACAATAGTGTATGTCCGATATACCTAATCgtaattaatattgaaataatagcAGCTGATAAACAAAAAGTATCAAGCTACAAGTAATGATAATGATTAACTCTAAAActagttaaaatttaataaaaatcttattttaatgtttgaaatacaaaaaaaaaagattgttCTCTTATTTGTATTAGTTGggtttattttgatttactGCCAGGTTAAGGTGTGGCGCTTAGTGGGGTTATAACTGGGTTAGTGAAGAACGAAAGAATTTCATAATGAAATGGGAAAAAATCGGCATCTGTCGCATGATGAGCGCTTCTAACaaactgaaaccaaaaaaaaactgaatctAAAATAAAATCGCAATATCTGGTTCTACGGAAtagctataaa comes from the Bactrocera neohumeralis isolate Rockhampton chromosome 2, APGP_CSIRO_Bneo_wtdbg2-racon-allhic-juicebox.fasta_v2, whole genome shotgun sequence genome and includes:
- the LOC126751636 gene encoding LOW QUALITY PROTEIN: protein fork head (The sequence of the model RefSeq protein was modified relative to this genomic sequence to represent the inferred CDS: inserted 2 bases in 1 codon; substituted 4 bases at 4 genomic stop codons); its protein translation is MQKLYSEAPSNGPPVSMSSSVGAGSGGGSSSAGAGANGGGSGGGGGNPTNPHPNHPTSNGGTMSPLARSAYTAMNSMAMPVGGMSSVSPQTAAFGALESAAAVASMSGSMGAAAAMNSMAGNCMTPSSMSYASMGSPLGNMGNCMGGGMSTMAAMGGYSSMAAAASARELDTGSPNSLNRARIDKPTTYRRSYTHAKPPYSYISLITMAIQNNPTRMLTLSEIYQFIMDLFPFYRQNQQRWQNSIRHSLSFNDCFVKIPRTPDKPGKGSFWTLHPDSGNMFENGCYLRRQKRFKDEKKEALRQLHKSPSHSSLEATSPGKKDHEDSHHLHHHHSRLDNHQQHHHSKDVTGATVGGAGSVLSSAVSRDQLAMMQANAELCLGQQAAQHAPSHHHQQHHQLQHEELSAMVNRCHPSLISDYHPSMHHLKQEPSGYTPSSHPFSINRLLPESKADIKMYDMSQYPGYNALSPLTNTHAALGQDSYYQSLGYHAPAGTTSLXHHQYPLAXGRADQMLGCWSQYAAQSEYWRQYWQQQRRQRHQQXQWEYTXYTPGATSSPSSSWRHTPSASASACGASTDAATTTXKAYLKSMQQHYQQQQQYSASSTSSAHKLSAHQQQLLQSQLTPPELQDDASNITTDLNEEQQLQLQQAAQQQHQQLYNNYQQYAAAASYRNWNHGLALNGAAALQNLL